The following are encoded together in the Penicillium digitatum chromosome 3, complete sequence genome:
- a CDS encoding Nascent polypeptide-associated complex subunit beta — protein sequence MDLRDIIATRGFATYSLRHPREALSSFGPTLNEATFGYLGTSFQPERDIRSLEGKVVLVTGGNAGLGKETILQLAKHRPSRIYMAARTESKAREAIESLQCQLSSPADIRFLALDLSSFKSIRAAADKFQSDSDRLDILILNAGTMGNPPTTTEEGFEVQLGTNHIGHFLLTKLLLPTLQKTVKLERIKEEVPDVRVVTVASAAHAVGPSTFEEITSTPGLLAASTWTRYGASKSANILFASELARRHPDILSIAVHPGAVDSGLYGHTKSLNSVMKYGIAVAGSILFRSVASGALNSLWAAGTQRENIINGAYYTPVGYRSGGTAPVQNTQLAHRLWDWTDTQVSKRRIHNDCNARCHPPPSCWPSPWISARVACSFQILAPESNTVSLERRSNSYSRASLDTSISMGHIVVTGGSGKAGQFVISELLNAGHKILNLDLMALEHPDVHTLKTDLADSGQVFNALSGQWTLREPFPEGLPPRPDAIIHLAGYARNMLVPDNETFRSNTQGTYNIIEAGCKLGIRKIIIASSVTVYGVAFAQGDTNFPSFPIHEDLDVNPTDTYAIAKLCGERIARGFAARFGVDIYILRIGRVIQPDEYNKDIFYSYVHEPTMWKVHGWSYIDARDLGGMCEAALQTDGLGFQVFNATNDHITNLSPTMDFLKSQFPNIPITREMEEFEAPFSNAKMKKLLGFQEKHPWHKYFSNWEKKQIEMEERRIFWSNSPHKTLGDASSFHPLPLHAPSYHLPLNHFLTAITPPDFIMDQAKLARMQASVRIGYVFFYSELTTDFPILESMRRRHFPMIKLKIEIAGKGTPRRKVKKVVRNSGADDKKLQAALKKLNVQPIQGIEEVNMFKEDGNVIHFANPRVHGAVPSNTFALYGNGEEKELTELVPNILNQLGPDSLASLRKLAESYQNMQKQQGDKKDDEEDDIPDLVEGENFESKE from the exons ATGGATCTCCGTGATATTATAGCCACTCGTGGCTTCGCAACCTACAGCTTGCGTCATCCTCGCGAGGCATTGTCGAGCTTTGGCCCGACCCTGAATGAGGCCACCTTCGGCTATCTAGGGACATCGTTCCAGCCCGAGCGTGACATTCGCAGCCTGGAAGGCAAGGTTGTCCTTGTGACAGGAG GCAATGCCGGCTTAGGCAAAGAGACTATCCTCCAACTCGCCAAGCATCGCCCGTCGCGCATCTACATGGCCGCCCGCACCGAGAGCAAAGCGCGCGAAGCAATCGAATCGCTACAATGCCAGCTCTCCTCCCCTGCCGATATCCGCTTCCTCGCACTCGATCTATCTTCCTTCAAATCTATCCGCGCCGCCGCAGACAAGTTCCAGTCCGATAGCGATCGCCTAGATATCCTAATCCTAAATGCGGGCACGATGGGCAACCCGCCCACTACAACGGAAGAGGGCTTTGAGGTCCAGCTCGGCACAAACCATATCGGTCACTTCCTGTTGACAAAATTACTTCTGCCGACTTTACAGAAGACAGTTAAGCTCGAACGCATCAAGGAGGAGGTGCCCGATGTCCGCGTCGTGACTGTCGCTTCGGCGGCTCATGCTGTTGGCCCCTCTACCTTTGAGGAAATTACATCTACCCCTGGTTTGCTGGCTGCTAGTACTTGGACGCGATACGGCGCTTCAAAGTCGGCTAACATCCTCTTTGCATCCGAGCTGGCCCGCCGGCATCCTGATATCTTGTCTATTGCTGTGCACCCCGGTGCGGTTGACAGCGGACTCTATGGACATACAAAGAGTCTCAACTCAGTGATGAAATACGGCATTGCTGTTGCTGGCTCCATACTCTTCCGGAGTGTCGCTAGTGGAGCCTTGAATTCTCTTTGGGCGGCTGGCACGCAAAGGGAAAACATTATCAATGGAGCTTACTACACTCCCGTTGGGTACCGCAGCGGTGGCACTGCGCCTGTGCAAAATACGCAATTGGCTCACAGGCTCTGGGATTGGACCGATACTCAAGTTTCGAAGCGTAG AATTCACAATGATTGCAATGCGCGTTGCCATCCCCCGCCT TCATGCTGGCCCAGTCCCTGGATAAGTGCTCGCGTAGCTTGTTCATTTCAAATCCTTGCCCCAGAATCAAACACGGTTTCCCTTGAGCGAAGATCCAACTCCTACTCCCGTGCTTCGCTCGACACTTCCATTAGCATGGGCCATATCGTCGTGACCGGCGGCTCCGGCAAAGCAGGCCAATTCGTCATCAGCGAACTCCTCAATGCCGGACACAAAATCCTGAACCTGGACCTCATGGCACTGGAACACCCAGACGTGCACACCCTGAAAACCGACCTTGCCGATAGTGGCCAGGTCTTCAACGCCCTGTCCGGGCAATGGACGCTCCGCGAGCCCTTCCCGGAAGGCCTCCCGCCACGCCCAGACGCTATAATCCACCTCGCAGGTTACGCGCGCAACATGCTCGTACCGGACAACGAGACCTTCCGCTCGAACACGCAGGGCACGTACAACATCATCGAGGCAGGGTGCAAGCTAGGGATCCGCAAGATCATCATCGCTAGCAGCGTAACCGTGTACGGGGTAGCTTTCGCGCAAGGCGACACCAATTTCCCCTCATTCCCGATCCATGAGGACCTGGATGTCAACCCGACGGATACGTACGCGATCGCGAAGCTGTGCGGCGAACGCATCGCGCGGGGTTTTGCGGCGCGCTTCGGGGTGGATATCTACATCCTGCGCATTGGGCGCGTTATTCAGCCCGATGAGTACAATAAAGACATCTTCTACAGCTACGTGCATGAGCCGACCATGTGGAAGGTGCATGGATGGTCGTACATCGATGCGCGAGATCTGGGTGGGATGTGTGAGGCGGCGTTGCAGACTGATGGGCTTGGGTTTCAGGTCTTCAATGCTACCAATGATCATATTACCAACCTTAGTCCTACAATGGACTTTTTGAAGTCGCAATTCCCAAATATCCCTATCACGCGCGAGATGGAGGAGTTTGAAGCACCGTTTTCTAAtgccaagatgaagaagctTCTTGGGTTTCAGGAGAAGCATCCATGGCACAAGTACTTTAGTAATTGGGAGAAGAAGCAGATTGAGATGGAGGAGAGG CGAATATTCTGGTCAAACTCCCCACACAAAACTCTTGGGGATGCATCATCATTCCACCCACTTCCACTTCACGCTCCCTCTTACCATCTCCCCCTCAACCATTTTTTAACG GCGATCACCCCTCCAGACTTCATCATGGATCAGGCAAAGTTGGCTAGAATGCAGGCGAGCGTTCGCATCG GGTATGTTTTTTTCTACTCAGAatta ACTACGGATTTCCCGATTCTCGAATCCATGCGACGGCGTCATTTTCCAATGATCAAACTGAAGATCGAGATCGC TGGCAAGGGTACTCCTCGCCGCAAGGTCAAGAAGGTCGTCCGCAACTCCGGCGCCGATGACAAGAAGCTTCAGGCCGCCCTCAAGAAGCTGAACGTCCAGCCTATCCAGGGCATCGAGGAGGTCAACATGTTCAAGGAGGACGGAAACGTCATCCACTTCGCCAACCCCCGTG TCCACGGTGCTGTCCCCTCCAACACCTTCGCCCTGTACGGCAACGGTGAGGAGAAGGAGCTCACTGAGCTCGTTCCCAACATCCTTAACCAGCTCGGCCCCGACTCCCTCGCTTCCCTGCGTAAGCTCGCCGAGAGCTACCAGAACATGCAGAAGCAGCAGGGTGATAAGAaggacgatgaggaggatgatATTCCCGACCTCGTTGAGGGCGAGAACTTCGAGAGCAAGGAATAA
- a CDS encoding Serine hydrolase FSH, with the protein MRFLCLHGGGTNGEIFEIQIGGLRQMLEKSGHRFTFMNGKMSANVEEELEGIVDGPFYNHYARGSSPGSSVLEAFDHTKRFIADEGPFDAVIGFSQGAALAASLLVHQRRTRPAEPPLFRAAVFICGAAPWETTGLKHIVPQPDTYPITIPTANIVGKADALFPEGVSLYELCEPTKAAFYDHGSKHMVPFDAKNTEEMVRVIEETVAKASRG; encoded by the exons ATGCGATTTCTTTGCTTACACGGAGGCGGCACAAATGGCGAA ATCTTTGAAATCCAGATTGGAGGCCTCCGCCAGATGCTAGAGAAAAGCGGCCACCGCTTCACATTCATGAACGGAAAGATGAGTGCCAATGTCGAAGAGG AACTCGAAGGCATAGTGGACGGCCCCTTCTATAACCACTACGCTCGAGGTTCCTCACCAGGCTCTAGCGTCCTCGAAGCGTTCGATCATACCAAGCGCTTTATCGCAGACGAAGGCCCATTCGATGCGGTGATAGGCTTCTCACAAGGTGCGGCATTAGCAGCCTCACTTCTAGTCCACCAACGCAGGACACGCCCAGCTGAACCGCCGCTATTCCGCGCCGCGGTGTTTATCTGCGGCGCAGCACCGTGGGAAACCACCGGACTGAAGCATATCGTCCCGCAGCCGGATACGTATCCGATTACAATCCCGACCGCGAATATAGTTGGCAAGGCGGATGCGCTGTTCCCTGAAGGCGTTAGCTTATATGAGCTTTGTGAGCCCACCAAGGCGGCTTTCTATGATCATGGTTCTAAGCATATGGTTCCATTTGATGCGAAGAATACGGAGGAGATGGTTAGGGTTATCGAAGAGACTGTTGCGAAGGCTAGTAGGGGTTAG
- a CDS encoding Dienelactone hydrolase, putative, producing the protein MHKDWTISLKFDLLRTRAPYFHSSGMASHPPQSCCYQGFKHDGRPQGALSMLGDFEVYISHPPSKSENGILILTDIIGHHLTNAQLIADQFATNGYFVLMPDLFYGDAVPLNKPGEFDMEKWRTGGYHPEGKNHLPSTVDPIVESCLREMRTQFDCKRIGAVGYCFGGKYVVRHLHPGKIDVGYTAHPSHIEEAELKAIQGPLAIAAAETDGIFSVEKRHVSEGILRELSLPYQINLYSGVEHGFAVRGDPAIQAVRYAKRSAFVQGVEWFNEHLNQEDIV; encoded by the exons ATGCATAAAGACTGGACGATCTCGCTTAAATTTGATCTACTTCGG ACTAGGGCACCCTACTTTCATTCTTCTGGAATGGCGTCCCACCCGCCTCAATCTTGCTGCTACCAAGGATTCAAACATGACGGACGGCCACAAGGCGCATTGTCGATGCTGGGTGACTTCGAAGTCTATATCAGTCATCCTCCTTCCAAGTCGGAAAATGGGATTTTGAT ACTCACGGATATTATCGGCCATCATTTGACAAACGCTCAACTCATCGCGGATCAGTTTGCCACAAATGGCTACTTTGTTCTTATGCCTGATCTTTTTTACGGTGATGCTGTGCCTTTGAACAAGCCGGGGGAATTCGATATGGAGAAGTGGAGAACCGGGGGGTATCACCCGGAAGGAAAGAATCATCTCCCCTCAACCGTTGATCCAATTGTGGAGTCCTGCCTAAGGGAAATGAGGACCCAATTTGACTGCAAA AGAATTGGTGCTGTGGGATATTGCTTCGGTGGCAAGTATGTTGTGCGGCACCTGCACCCGGGAAAAATAGACGTGGGCTATACAGCACATCCATCCCACATTGAAGAAGCCGAGCTCAAGGCCATCCAAGGCCCACTGGCTATTGCTGCAGCAGAAACTGACGGAATTTTCTCTGTTGAAAAACGCCATGTATCAGAAGGTATCTTGAGGGAGTTGAGTCTTCCTTATCAGATCAACCTCTATAGCGGTGTGGAGCATGGCTTTGCGGTGCGTGGCGatccagcaatccaagcTGTAAGATATGCGAAGCGAAGTGCTTTTGTGCAAGGAGTTGAGTGGTTCAATGAGCATTTGAATCAGGAGGACATAGTCTAG
- a CDS encoding Sugar isomerase (SIS), whose translation MYVFLSLSLVKLRTLLWIYAYCLGRSAMTVGVINVVGSSISILTHYGVHINAGLEICVASTKAYTSKMDQRRIDIMESHANISEQIKEVPKPSRSRKSPTSTVKPSFPVSSSTDKTEVPRTVDALQGLFNVIYLQFMAYWLAVAEGLNVDFPRNLAKSVTIE comes from the exons ATGTATGTGTTTTTGTCTCTCAGTCTGGTGAAACTGCGGACTCTCTTATGGATCTATGCTTACTGCCTTGGGCGCAGTGCTATGACCGTGGGTGTCATTAACGTTGTAGGATCCTCAATCTCCATCTTGACACACTACGGTGTCCATATCAATGCCGGTCTGGAGATCTGTGTCGCATCAACCAAGGCCTATACTTCCAAAATG GACCAGCGCCGTATCGATATTATGGAGAGCCATGCCAACATCTCCGAGCAGATCAAGGAGGTCCCGAAGCCCTCAAGATCAAGGAAATCTCCTACCTCTACTGTGAAGCCGTCATTTCCGGTGAGCTCAAGCACGGATAAAACTGAGGTCCCACGTACCGTTGATGCTCTTCAGGGTCTGTTCAATGTGATTTACTTGCAGTTCATGGCCTATTGGCTTGCTGTGGCCGAGGGGCTGAACGTTGACTTCCCAAGAAACTTGGCCAAGTCTGTCACTATCGAGTAG
- a CDS encoding V-SNARE, putative: MAATEQPYDPYIPSGSTGASAATGQHGNQRTAALQAQIDDTVGVMRENINKVSQRGENLDSLQDKTDNLAVSAQGFRRGANRVRKDMWWKDMKMRVCLVICVIILLIVIIVPAVVATKH, encoded by the exons ATGGCTGCTACCGAACAACCCTACGATCCCTATATCCCCTCTGGTTCCACTGGAGCCTCGGCTGCTACCGGGCAGCATGGCAACCAGCGAACTGCCGCTTTGCAAGCA CAAATCGATGACACCGTCGGTGTGATGCGCGAAAACATCAACAAGGTCTCTCAACGTGGTGAAAACTTGGATTCTCTCCAGGATAAGACCGACAACCTCGCTGTCTCCGCTCAGGGCTTCCGCCGTGGTGCCAATCGCGTGCGCAAAGACATGTGGTGGAAGGACATGAAGATGCGTGTGTGTCTAGTCATCTGCGTGATTATTCTCCTCATTGTCATCATTGTGCCGGCCG TGGTCGCCACCAAGCACTAA
- a CDS encoding Acetylglutamate kinase, putative, with product MMSLRSAVRRASCKPIRSLSAPTAHLRVSAAKTATSLHQTRNYSRSTDPHLTSTRSTVVQLLSNIGSKREVQQYLSHFTSVSSQQFAVIKVGGAIITEHLQTLSSALAFLNHVGLYPIVVHGAGPQLNRMLEAAGVEPQFEDGIRVTDGKTLALARKLFLEENMKLVEELERIGIRARPITAGVFSADYLDKPKYNLVGKINGVDKSPIESAIAAGCLPILTSMAETPDGQVLNVNADVAAGELARALQPLKIVYLAEKGGLFNGDTGEKISAINLDEEYDHLMSQWWVRHGTRLKIKEMKELLSDLPRSSSVAIIHPADLQKELFTDSGAGTLIRRGNKVHVKTSLSEFGDLKALKEVLIRDREGLDARAVVDRYVEGMKEKDFKIYYDEPMEALAVVLPPQPNSQMAHLATFTITKSGWLTNVADNVFASIKKDFTKLAWTVKEDDENLTWFFDKADGSLSRDGQVLFWYGAENGEEVKQLVQEFNAHGRQMFGDINLEARLHRAAEAAANIGKGFGASGASAEQKRGFSTATNALRMTRAKRPTVAVNSFRTYATTNPNPPLGEKNISNTQPAKIALIGARGYTGQALINLLNAHPNMDLRHVSSRELAGKKLQGYEKREIIYENLSPEDVRRMSANGDIDCWVMALPNGICKPFVDAVDEGSKTGNVIVDLSADYRFDPKWTYGLPELVERSKIAQATRIANPGCYATAAQLGIAPLVPFLGGQPTTFGVSGYSGAGTKPSPKNDVQFLTNNLIPYSLTDHIHEREISAQLGTSIAFIPHVAVWFQGISHSISIPLKQKMTSRDIRNLYQDRYAGEKLVKIVGEAPLVKDIAGRHGVEIGGFAVHSSGERVVVCATIDNLLKGAATQCLQNMNLALGYSEYEGIPLD from the exons ATGATGTCCCTTCGCTCCGCTGTGCGGAGAGCTTCGTGCAAGCCCATCCGTTCTCTCTCCGCACCGACGGCTCATCTGCGAGTCTCAGCTGCAAAGACTGCCACTTCCCTGCACCAGACTCGCAACTACTCCCGCTCGACGGATCCTCACCTGACCTCCACCCGCAGCACCGTCGTGCAACTGTTGAGCAATATTGGCTCCAAGCGCGAGGTCCAGCAGTACCTGTCACACTTCACCTCCGTGTCCTCTCAGCAATTCGCCGTGATCAAGGTTGGTGGCGCTATTATTACAGAGCACCTCCAGACACTGTCGTCCGCGCTCGCATTCCTTAATCATGTCGGTCTGTACCCGATCGTCGTCCATGGTGCCGGCCCCCAGCTCAACCGCATGTTGGAGGCGGCCGGCGTTGAGCCTCAGTTCGAGGATGGTATCCGTGTGACTGATGGCAAGACCTTGGCCCTCGCTCGCAAGCTGTTCCTGGAGGAGAACATGAAGCTGGTTGAGGAGCTTGAGCGCATCGGCATCCGCGCCCGTCCCATTACCGCAGGCGTCTTTTCGGCTGATTACCTCGACAAGCCCAAGTACAACCTGGTGGGTAAGATCAACGGTGTTGACAAGTCTCCAATTGAGTCAGCTATTGCTGCTGGGTGTCTGCCCATCCTGACCTCCATGGCCGAGACCCCCGACGGCCAGGTGCTCAATGTTAATGCTGATGTGGCTGCTGGTGAGCTTGCCCGCGCCTTGCAGCCCCTCAAGATTGTCTATCTTGCCGAGAAGGGCGGATTATTCAACGGTGACACCGGTGAGAAAATCTCCGCCATCAATCTCGACGAGGAATACGACCACCTGATGAGTCAGTGGTGGGTGCGCCACGGCACTCGCCtgaagatcaaggagatgaAGGAGCTCCTCAGCGACTTGCCTCGCTCATCTAGCGTCGCAATCATCCACCCTGCTGATCTCCAAAAGGAACTTTTCACTGATTCCGGTGCTGGTACCCTGATTCGCCGCGGTAACAAGGTCCATGTGAAAACCTCTCTGTCCGAGTTTGGAGACTTGAAGGCTCTGAAGGAAGTGTTAATCCGTGATCGCGAGGGTCTTGATGCTCGTGCCGTTGTTGACCGCTACGTCGAGGGTATGAAGGAGAAGGACTTCAAGATCTACTACGACGAGCCCATGGAAGCTCTGGCCGTTGTGCTGCCCCCTCAACCCAACTCCCAGATGGCTCACTTGGCCACCTTCACCATCACCAAGTCTGGTTGGCTGACTAATGTTGCCGACAACGTGTTCGCCAGCATCAAGAAGGACTTCACCAAGCTAGCATGGACTGTcaaggaggatgatgagaacCTGACCTGGTTCTTTGACAAAGCCGATGGTAGCTTGAGCCGTGATGGCCAGGTCCTGTTCTGGTACGGCGCCGAAAATGGCGAGGAAGTTAAGCAGCTGGTTCAGGAGTTCAACGCGCACGGCCGCCAGATGTTCGGTGATATTAACCTTGaagcgcgccttcaccgtGCGGCTGAGGCTGCCGCAAACATTGGCAAAGGCTTCGGCGCTAGCGGTGCTTCTGCTGAGCAGAAACGTGGGTTCTCAACCGCCACCAATGCCCTGCGCATGACCCGTGCTAAGCGTCCCACCGTTGCCGTGAACTCTTTCCGCACCTATGCCACTACCAACCCTAACCCTCCCCTTGGAGAGAAGAACATCTCCAACACCCAGCCTGCCAAAATTGCTCTCATTGGTGCCCGTGGTTATACCGGCCAGGCCCTGATCAACCTTCTCAACGCTCACCCTAACATGGATCTTCGTCACGTCTCATCGCGTGAGTTGGCTGGTAAGAAGCTCCAAGGATACGAAAAGCGCGAGATCATTTACGAGAATCTCAGCCCCGAGGATGTCCGCAGGATGTCTGCCAACGGTGACATCGACTGTTGGGTGATGGCCCTGCCCAATGGGATTTGCAAGCCTTTTGTCGATGCCGTTGACGAAGGTTCCAAGACGGGTAACGTCATTGTTGACCTGAGCGCTGATTACCGCTTCGACCCTAAGTGGACGTACGGTCTTCCCGAGCTCGTTGAGCGATCTAAGATTGCCCAGGCTACTCGCATTGCCAATCCCGGATGCTACGCCACCGCTGCTCAGCTTGGAATTGCTCCTCTTGTTCCGTTCCTTGGCGGCCAGCCCACCACCTTCGGTGTTTCTGGATACTCCGGCGCGGGTACTAAGCCCAGCCCAAAGAATGACGTGCAGTTCCTTACCAACAATCTCATCCCCTACAGTCTGACTGACCACATCCACGAACGTGAGATCAGCGCACAGCTGGGCACCAGCATTGCGTTCATTCCTCACGTCGCGGTTTGGTTCCAGGGTATCTCT CACTCTATCAGCATTCCTCTGAAGCAAAAGATGACTTCCCGCGATATCCGTAACCTCTACCAGGATCGTTATGCTGGTGAGAAGCTCGTCAAGATCGTGGGTGAAGCCCCTCTTGTCAAAGACATTGCCGGCCGCCACGGTGTCGAGATCGGCGGATTCGCTGTCCACTCCAGCGGCGAGCGCGTGGTTGTCTGTGCCACAATTGACAATCTGTTGAAGGGTGCCGCCACCCAGTGCTTGC AAAACATGAATTTGGCCCTGGGTTACTCTGAGTATGAGGGTATTCCTCTCGACTAA
- a CDS encoding Rad21/Rec8-like protein, N-terminal, whose translation MFYSHEILTSPEHGVATIWLVATLGSRSIARRLNRKAILDVDVPNACRVIINPDAPMALRLQGSLLYGLSRVYNQQCGYTLLDTQTMHDKMVSKLKIIPGSGLDPAAGKTRPSNLILPYDPSFFPETALPGLDIDLSYFTATTDDSSSQLSGLWTKSPNSGLSGTSRHSSLHLELPSDDVLGEGTILGIDEINRPAQKTDAFHNMTGLEPANEEGVLLQPDFEFDEDGNIIELGDRGKIPPVRKSTVGLRESEGLKDNQQRQLYEDSMQNDNEEVRLTETNDMMELDTQTAGLTIPQTNEGLDGFEETIEIEVTKKRRVRRPKEIISDDTTALRNMTMAQWPNGYVANMTYAMKQKQQNKIPAISKKNAAFWVFGQGIGSVGVGLGMDHEAHPLRLFSGESLFEAVGGYPRREGRKRSADDSEISERRRVRAREEQTEYLSRENIDRLNMEVEVGRDAPSSLFDDHSSQMPWNATASIQSSRQRHRFGSLSELSSQGRKARSRLTSASPLAGRSYLGGQDRLSLELLGDFEDDLNLTQYLEGELATDREKISSLSPSKRSALERAKSTLDRESLNFIDFMKTKMGATEKSNAGNRVSPNSNESSSVAARLETTFANLLPPGSTTRAVATQALMNILTLATKGVLHVHQDGYIDESTEWAVCYRYGEIFLRLSGTQV comes from the exons ATGTTTTACAGCCATGAAA TCCTCACCTCGCCAGAACATGGTGTCGCAACAATATG GCTAGTCGCTACGCTGGGATCCAGGTCCATTGCCAGAAGACTGAACCGAAAAGCCATCCTGGACGTGGATGTCCCCAATGCATGCCGAGTTATTATCAATCCGGACGCACCTATGGCCCTTCGACTGCAGGGGAGCTTGTT GTATGGTCTTTCTCGAGTGTATAATCAACAGTGTGGTTACACGCTACTTGACACACAGACGATGCATGACAAGATGGTCTCCAAGCTGAAGATCATCCCAGGGAGTGGGCTTGATCCCGCTGCCGGAAAAACCAG GCCCAGCAATCTGATATTACCTTATGACCCGTCCTTCTTCCCCGAGACAGCCCTCCCGGGACTTGATATTGACTTGTCATACTTCACTGCCACAACGGACGATAGCTCGAGCCAACTCAGTGGTCTCTGGACCAAGTCACCCAACAGTGGCTTGTCTGGCACTTCGCGACATTCAAGCCTGCACCTTGAGCTCCCGTCGGATGATGTCCTGGGAGAGGGTACTATCCTAGGGATCGATGAGATCAATAGGCCTGCGCAGAAGACAGATGCTTTCCACAACATGACGGGGCTAGAACCAGCCAATGAAGAAGGTGTACTCCTTCAGCCTGACTTTGAATTTGACGAGGATGGCAATATCATTGAGCTTGGTGACAGAGGGAAGATCCCTCCCGTAAGGAAGTCCACTGTTGGTCTGAGGGAAAGCGAAGGACTGAAAGACAACCAACAACGCCAGCTTTATGAAGACTCG ATGCAGAATGATAACGAAGAAGTTAGATTGACCGAGACTAACGACATGATGGAGCTTGACACCCAGACCGCAGGTCTGACAATTCCTCAGACAAATGAAGGCCTGGATGGGTTTGAAGAAacaattgaaattgaagttACGAAGAAGCGCCGGGTAAGACGCCCAAAGGAAATCATCTCCGACGATACCACGGCGCTTCGAAATATGACGATGGCCCAATGGCCCAATGGGTACGTTGCGAACATGACGTACGCAATGAAGCAAAAGCAGCAAAATAAGATTCCAGCCATTTCGAAGAAGAACGCTGCTTTCTGGGTTTTCGGTCAGGGAATCGGCTCGGTCGGAGTGGGATTGGGAATGGACCATGAAGCGCATCCACTTCGCCTCTTCTCGGGCGAGAGTCTGTTTGAAGCTGTTGGTGGATACCCTCGGCGAGAAGGGCGGAAGCGCAGCGCAGATGACAGTGAAATATCAGAGAGACGTCGAGTACGCGCAAGAGAAGAACAAACAGAGTACCTCAGCCGTGAGAACATCGACCGCCTCAATATGGAAGTTGAAGTCGGCCGTGATGCCCCTTCCAGTCTCTTTGACGACCACTCGTCCCAGATGCCATGGAACGCCACCGCTTCTATTCAAAGCTCTCGGCAAAGACATCGATTCGGCAGTCTGAGTGAACTGTCTTCTCAAGGACGCAAGGCCCGAAGCCGTCTCACCAGCGCCAGTCCGCTTGCCGGGCGCAGCTATCTAGGGGGACAGGACCGACTTAGTCTCGAGCTACTAGGTGATTTCGAAGACGATCTAAATCTTACCCAGTATCTTGAAGGCGAGCTTGCAACAGACCGCGAGAAAATCAGCTCACTATCGCCAAGCAAGCGCTCTGCTCTCGAACGTGCCAAGTCAACCCTTGATCGGGAAAGCTTGAATTTCATAGATTTCATGAAGACCAAGATGGGTGCTACTGAAAAGAGCAACGCAGGAAACAGAGTAAGTCCGAACAGCAACGAGTCCAGCTCGGTCGCGGCCAGACTTGAGACCACATTCGCAAATCTTCTTCCCCCTGGGAGTACTACGCGAGCTGTCGCAACCCAGGCTTTGATGAACATTCTCACGCTCGCTACAAAGGGTGTACTGCATGTTCACCAAGACGGGTACATCGACGAAAGCACGGAGTGGGCAGTCTGCTATCGCTATGGTGAGATTTTCCTGCGACTGTCTGGAACCCAAGTGTGA